In a genomic window of Erigeron canadensis isolate Cc75 chromosome 5, C_canadensis_v1, whole genome shotgun sequence:
- the LOC122599615 gene encoding L-type lectin-domain containing receptor kinase IX.1-like, translated as IMAIATSIPLSLIISTAILVLTLPYAAPLSFQKTGFSPNDGDIKYERDAYPSNNAIQLTTNQRDVSALVSIGRATYSEPLHLWDNTTQKCTDFSTRFTFTINSLNSSKYGDGLAFFLAPNGSTVPDNVTSSGTLGLTRDDQTLNSTSNPFVAVEFDVFQNKWDPENEHVGIDISSMESVRNLTWRSRIREGETYDAVIRYDSSSSNLSVVFTGFGRSGRQYQRISYIVDLKENLPEWVTFGFSGATGNTEVIHSIYSWNFSSSLGINENMMDPGPGTVGSPGPRAGPGPNSEKNNVGLVTGLVIGCVMLVGIGLALFILRNKKKRFETKNDTFVLDSEFEKGTGARKFSYKELARATGNFAEQEKLGEGGFGGVYKGFVKEMDSYIAVKRVSRESHQGIKEYASEVKTISRLRHRNLVQLVGWCHEQKELLLVYEFMLNGSLDLHLFHGKSLLTWPIRYGIAKGLGSALLYLHAEWEQCVVHRDIKSSNVMLDSSFNAKLGDFGLARFVDHDKGSQTTVIAGTMGYMAPECVMTGQASRETDVYSFGVVALEIACGRKPMDLKAAKGQIRMVEWVWDLYGQRRILEAADSRLMGDYDQREMECLMIVGLWCAHPDNTFRPTIRQAISVLNFQSPLPSLPSKMPVPTYFTPFTNLTMSSQCSHTQSSSYGYNTDSTK; from the coding sequence ATCATGGCTATTGCTACCTCCATTCCCCTTTCACTCATCATCAGTACCGCCATTCTCGTCCTCACACTTCCTTATGCTGCCCCTTTATCGTTTCAGAAAACTGGTTTCAGCCCAAACGACGGTGATATTAAATACGAAAGAGATGCTTATCCTTCAAACAATGCAATTCAACTCACTACAAACCAACGTGACGTTAGTGCGTTGGTTAGCATTGGTCGTGCCACCTATTCAGAACCCTTGCATCTTTGGGACAATACCACACAGAAGTGCACTGATTTCTCCACTCGGTTCACTTTCACCATCAATTCTCTCAACAGTTCAAAGTATGGCGATGGGCTTGCTTTCTTTCTTGCACCAAATGGGTCTACGGTTCCTGATAATGTCACAAGTAGTGGAACGCTTGGGCTTACTCGTGATGATCAGACATTGAACTCTACTAGCAACCCATTTGTTGCTGTTGAATTTGATGTTTTCCAGAACAAGTGGGACCCAGAAAATGAACATGTTGGAATTGATATCAGTTCCATGGAGTCTGTAAGGAACTTGACATGGCGGAGTAGGATTCGAGAAGGCGAAACATATGACGCAGTTATTAGGTATGATTCTAGTTCGTCTAACCTTAGTGTCGTATTCACGGGTTTTGGTAGGAGTGGACGTCAGTACCAGCGGATTTCTTACATCGTTGATTTAAAGGAGAACTTGCCAGAGTGGGTTACATTTGGGTTTTCTGGTGCAACAGGGAACACTGAAGTTATACACAGTATTTACTCATGGAACTTTAGTTCAAGTCTTGGTATCAATGAAAACATGATGGACCCAGGCCCAGGGACCGTTGGTAGCCCTGGTCCAAGGGCTGGACCCGGACCCAATTCAGAAAAAAATAACGTAGGGCTAGTGACTGGTTTAGTGATTGGGTGTGTTATGTTAGTTGGGATTGGTCTAGCGCTATTTATACTGCGAAACAAGAAGAAAAGATTTGAAACCAAAAATGATACTTTCGTGCTGGATAGTGAATTTGAAAAGGGTACCGGAGCACGAAAGTTTTCATACAAAGAGCTGGCTCGAGCAACTGGTAACTTTGCCGAGCAAGAAAAGCTTGGGGAGGGTGGTTTTGGTGGGGTCTATAAAGGTTTTGTGAAAGAAATGGACTCATACATTGCAGTCAAAAGGGTGTCACGGGAGTCTCACCAGGGAATAAAAGAATACGCATCAGAAGTTAAAACCATTAGCCGATTACGACACAGAAACTTGGTGCAACTAGTCGGCTGGTGCCATGAACAAAAAGAGCTACTTCTGGTGTACGAATTCATGCTAAACGGTAGTCTGGACTTGCATTTATTTCACGGGAAAAGCTTGTTAACATGGCCCATAAGGTATGGGATTGCTAAAGGTTTGGGGTCGGCACTGCTATATTTGCACGCAGAATGGGAGCAATGTGTGGTGCATCGGGACATTAAGTCAAGCAATGTTATGTTGGATTCAAGTTTCAATGCAAAACTTGGTGACTTTGGGCTAGCTAGGTTTGTTGACCATGACAAGGGTTCACAGACCACTGTCATCGCTGGAACCATGGGCTACATGGCTCCAGAGTGTGTTATGACAGGTCAAGCAAGTAGAGAAACAGATGTGTACAGTTTTGGAGTCGTAGCGCTGGAAATAGCATGCGGAAGGAAGCCAATGGATCTAAAGGCTGCAAAAGGTCAGATAAGAATGGTGGAGTGGGTTTGGGATCTTTACGGGCAGCGTCGTATTCTAGAAGCAGCTGACAGTAGACTAATGGGAGATTACGATCAAAGAGAAATGGAGTGTTTGATGATTGTTGGGCTCTGGTGTGCCCATCCCGACAACACTTTCCGTCCAACAATTAGGCAAGCAATCAGTGTTCTTAATTTTCAGTCTCCCTTGCCCAGCCTGCCATCAAAAATGCCTGTGCCAACTTACTTCACCCCTTTCACAAACCTCACCATGTCTTCACAATGCAGCCACACACAGAGCTCAAGCTATGGATATAACACAGACTCAACAAAGTAA
- the LOC122599616 gene encoding LL-diaminopimelate aminotransferase, chloroplastic-like — protein MSSLLHNHLTSSSSSSSLSSSTSSFFAQNSFDAVRSQIVSVVPSAKKAGFCKCVATSPPEHTAYKTKVSRNGNIAKLQAGYLFPEIGRRKAAHMQKYPDAQVISLGIGDTTEPIPEVITSAMAKRALDLSTVEGYSGYGAEQGEKELRARLASTFYGNLGIEEDDIFVSDGAKSDISRLQVLFGSNVTMAVQDPSYPAYVDSSVIMGQTGQFQKDVEKFAKIEYMKCTPENDFFPDLSKVSRTDIIFFCSPNNPTGSAASKEQLTQLVKFAKDNGSIIVYDSAYAMYVSGDTPKSIFEIPGAKEVAIETASFSKYAGFTGVRLGWTVVPKELKFSDGFPVAKDFNRIVCTGFNGASNIAQAGGLACLSPEGLKAMHDVVGFYKENTQIIVDTFTSLEFKVYGGKHAPYVWVHFPGQRSWDVFSEILEKTHVVTTPGSGFGPAGEGFVRVSAFGHRNNVLEACRRFKKLYK, from the exons ATGTCTTCACTTCTTCACAATCACCTCAcaagttcttcttcttcttcttcactttcTTCATCCACCTCCTCATTTTTCgctcaaaacagttttgatgcTGTCAG AAGTCAGATAGTAAGTGTTGTACCTTCTGCTAAAAAAGCTGGTTTTTGTAAATGTGTTGCTACTTCCCCTCCCGAACACACCG cTTACAAGACGAAAGTGTCTCGCAATGGGAACATTGCTAAACTTCAAGCTGGCTACCTTTTTCCGGAG ATTGGTAGAAGGAAGGCTGCACACATGCAAAAGTATCCTGATGCACAAGTGATAAGCCTTGGAATTGGTGATACCACCGAGCCAATTCCAGAAGTCATTACGTCTGCCATGGCTAAG AGAGCACTTGACTTATCTACTGTTGAGGGTTACAGTGGATATGGAGCTGAACAAGGTGAAAAG GAACTGAGAGCTCGTCTTGCTTCAACGTTTTATGGAAACCTTGGAATAGAGGAAGATGACATTTTTGTATCTGATGGTGCAAAATCTGACATTTCTCGCCTTCAG GTCTTATTTGGGTCGAACGTTACTATGGCAGTGCAAGATCCATCATATCCG gCTTATGTAGATTCAAGTGTCATTATGGGTCAGACAGGACAGTTCCAAAAGGATGTTGAGAAATTCGCAAAAATTGAATACATGAAATGTACTCCGGAGAATGATTTCTTTCCTGATTTATCTAAGGTTTCTCGAACAGATATCATATTTTTCTGTTCACCTAACAACCCAACGGGTTCAGCTGCATCAAAAGAGCAGCTAACCCAGTTAGTAAAATTTGCCAAGGACAATGGGTCCATCATAGTTTATGATTCAGCATATGCCATGTACGTGTCAGGTGACACCCCTAAATCCATCTTTGAAATTCCCGGAGCCAAAGAG GTAGCAATTGAAACAGCATCTTTCTCTAAGTATGCTGGATTTACGGGTGTTCGTCTTGGCTGGACTGTAGTCCCAAAAGAACTTAAGTTTTCAGATGGATTTCCTGTGGCCAAGGACTTTAACCGCATTGTCTGTACTGGTTTCAATGGTGCATCAAACATCGCTCAAGCTGGTGGCCTTGCATGCCTTTCTCCTGAAGGTCTTAAG GCTATGCATGATGTCGTTGGGTTCTACAAGGAAAACACACAGATTATAGTGGATACATTTACTTCACTAGAGTTTAAGGTATATGGAGGAAAGCATGCCCCGTATGTGTGGGTTCACTTCCCAGGTCAAAGATCATGGGACGTGTTCAGTGAAATTCTTGAGAAGACCCATGTTGTGACCACTCCTGGTAGCGGTTTTGGACCTGCTGGTGAAGGGTTTGTTAGGGTCAGCGCCTTTGGACACCGGAACAATGTGTTGGAAGCCTGCCGGAGATTCAAGAAACTCTACAAGTAA